In Dromiciops gliroides isolate mDroGli1 chromosome X, mDroGli1.pri, whole genome shotgun sequence, the genomic window TCCAGGTGTTTTTCACTCTGTGGATATCCCTCTCTGCCCTTGTTTTCCTATTTCATTCAACATCTTACTCCCACacagtctctatctctatcactcTGTTCTTCTATGTCACTGTCTTTCTTGCTTgcccactttctctttttatctctctcaatatctttcttctctccctctctctctatctctctctctctccctctcttcctctctctttctccctctctctctctctttccctccatctctccatctgtctttctttctctccctttctttatttttgggtcTCTATCACTGtatttctccctctctaactCTCTATTTAAATCTCTATCCATTCCTCTTTCTCCATACTGCTCTCTATCACTGCCTCTTTTGTTCGCTCATTGTCTATTTTTGTCTCTATCAATGTTggtattctcttcctctccctcttcctatcttccactctctctctttctctctctctctctctccatccctccctctctctctttctcccaatctcgctctctcactctcttcctctctctttctccctgtctctctttccctccatctctccatctctctttcttttctctctttctttatttttgggtcTCTATCActgtatttctccctctctctctatttaAATCTCTATCCATTCCTCTTTCCCTGTACTGCTGTCTATCACTGCCTCTTTTGTTcgctcattttctatttttgtctctatcAATGTtggtcttctcttcctctccctcttcctatcttcctctctctcactctctctctttctccctccatccctctctctctttctcccaatctctctctctcactctcttcctctctctttctccctctgtctctctttccctccatctctccatctctctttctttgtttttgggtCTCTATCActgtatttctccctctctctctctatttaaaTCTCTATCCATTCCTCTTTCCCTATACTGCTGTCTATCACTGCCTCTTTTGTTCGCTCATTgtctatttttgtctctataaATATtggtcttctcttcctctccctcttcctctcttcttctctctctctctctctctctctcacttgctaactctgtctctctctccctccctctccctgtttcACTTGTACTACCATTCTCTAGATGTTTCACACAGCGTCTGTCTCACTATCTTTAAGTTTCTCTATAAATCTAAGAGTCCAGCTGTTTATCTCTTGCTGGATATCTTGCTCTCCGCTAGCATTTCAATCTCATTCAACATCTTCCTTCCTCACTGtctctatctgtgtctgtctctgtcattgtCCCTCTTGCTCATTCACTGTTTTTCTCTCTATCAATATCTGTctactcttcctctctttctctctcctctgtctctctctctctttctgtctctgtctgtctgtttatgtcactctctccctccctctctctctctctccttctctaccTGTTCTTTGATGGCTGTATTGCTCTTTATCTCTCTCAATCGcagtgtttctttgtttcttgctttcttttttctctctctccatctttctttgtcttttgctCAAATACTCTCTTTTTCTGGCTCTGTCACTGTATGTCTCCCTCACTCActgcctctctgtttctatctctccccattcctcttCCTCTATATTGCTGTTTCCTATGCTCTCCCTTACTCTTATACTCTCTATTTTATTCTATACCAATAtctgtcttccctctctctctctctctctctctctctctctctctctctctctctctcactgtctcactTGTATTTTGAGTCTCTACCTATCTTACACTCCATGTGTCTCACTATCTTTGAGTGTCTCCATAAATCTAACACTCCAGGTGTTTTTTACTCTGTGGatatccctctctcccctggTTTTCCTATTTCATTCAACATCTTCCTCCCACACTGTTTCTATCTGTATAACTCTGTCCTTTTATGTCACTGTCATTCTTGCTTgctcactttctctttttatctctctcaatatctttcttctcttcctctctcctctctctctctctctctctctccctctctctctctctttctctccatctctctttgtttctctccctttctttatttttgggtcTCTATCACtatatttctccctctctaactGTCTATTTCTATCTGTCTCCATTCCTCCTCTATATTGCTGTCTGTCACTGCCTCTTTTGTTCGCTCATTGTCTATTTTTGTCTCTATCAATATTGGTCTactcttcctctcttctgctctctctctctctctctctctctctctttctctccatctctctttctttctctccctttctttatttttgggtcCCTATCACTGtatttctccctctctaactgtctatttctatctctctccattcctccttCTCTATATTGCTGTCTGTCACTGCCtcttttgtttgctcattgtcTATTATTGTCTCTATCAATATTGGTCTTCTCTTCGTCTCCCTCTTActatcttcctccctttctctctctctctctctctctctctctctctctctctctctctctctctctctctgtctctctctctctctctgtctctctctctctctctcactgtctcgcTTGTATTTTGGATCTCTACCTAACGTACACTCCATCTGTCTCACTACCTTTGAGTGTCTCCATAAATCTAACACTCCAGGTGTTTTTCACTCTGTGGATATCCCTCTCTGCCcttgttttcctattttattcAACATCTTCCTCCCACACTGTTTCTATCTGTATAACTCTGTCCTtttatgtctctgtctttcttgcttgctcactttctctttttatctctctcaatatctttcttctctccctctctcctctctcctccccagccccccctctttctctctccgtccatccctctctctctccctctctctctctctctccctctctctctctctttctctccatctctctttctttctctccctttctttatttttgggtcTCTATCACTGTCATTCTCCCTCTCTAAATGTCTATTTaaatctctctccattcctcttTCTCCATATTGCTGTCTGTCACTGCCTCTTTTGTTCGCTCATTGTCTATTTTTGTCTCTATCAATATtggtcttctcttcctctccctcttcctaccttccccccccctctctctctttctctctcacactgTCTCACTTGTATTCTGAGTCTCCACCTATCTTACACACCATCTGTTTCACTATCTTTGAGGCTCTCCATAAATCTAACACTCCAGGTATTTTTTACCCTGTggatttccctctctcccctggtTTTCCTATTTCATTCAACATCTTACTCCCACacagtctctatctctatcactcTGTTCTTCTATGTCACTGTCTTTCTTGCTTgcccactttctctttttatctctctcaatatctttcttctctccctctctctctctatatctcactctctccctctcttcctctctctttctccctctctctctctctttccctccatctctccatctgtctttctttctctccctttctttatttttgggtcTCTATCACTGtatttctccctctctaactCTCTATTTAAATCTCTATCCATTCCTCTTTCTCCATACTGCTCTCTATCACTGCCTCTTTTGTTCGCTCATTGTCTATTTTTGTCTCTATCAATGTTggtattctcttcctctccctcttcctatcttccactctctctctttctctctctctctctctccatccctccctctctctctttctcccaatctcgctctctcactctcttcctctctctttctccctgtctctctttccctccatctctccatctctctttctttttctctctttctttatttttgggtcTCTATCActgtatttctccctctctctctatttaAATCTCTATCCATTCCTCTTTCCCTGTACTGCTGTCTATCACTGCCTCTTTTGTTcgctcattttctatttttgtctctatcAATGTtggtcttctcttcctctccctcttcctatcttcctctctctcactctctctctttctccctccatccctctctctctttctcccaatctctctctctcactctcttcctctctctttctccctctgtctctctttccctccatctctccatctctctttctttgtttttgggtCTCTATCActgtatttctccctctctctctctatttaaaTCTCTATCCATTCCTCTTTCCCTATACTGCTGTCTATCACTGCCTCTTTTGTTCGCTCATTgtctatttttgtctctataaATATtggtcttctcttcctctccctcttcctctcttcttctctctctctctctctctctctctctctctcacttgctaactctgtctctctctccctccctctccctgtttcACTTGTACTACCATTCTCTAGATGTTTCACACAGCGTCTGTCTCACTATCTTTAAGTTTCTCTATAAATCTAAGAGTCCAGCTGTTTATCTCTTGCTGGATATCTTGCTCTCCGCTAGCATTTCAATCTCATTCAACATCTTCCTTCCTCACTGtctctatctgtgtctgtctctgtcattgtCCCTCTTGCTCATTCACTGTTTTTCTCTCTATCAATATCTGTctactcttcctctctttctctctcctctgtctctctctctctttctgtctctgtctgtctgtttatgtcactctctccctccctctctctctctctccttctctaccTGTTCTTTGATGGCTGTATTGCTCTTTATCTCTCTCAATCGcagtgtttctttgtttcttgctttcttttttctctctctccatctttctttgtcttttgctCAAATACTCTCTTTTTCTGGCTCTGTCACTGTATTTCTCCCTCACTCActgcctctctgtttctatctctccccattcctcttCCTCTATATTGCTGTTTCCTATGCTCTCCCTTACTCTTATACTCTCTATTTTATTCTCTACCAATAtctgtcttccctctctctctctctctctctctctctctctctctctctctctctctctctctctctctctcactgtctcactTGTATTTTGAGTCTCTACCTATCTTACACTCCATGTGTCTCACTATCTTTGAGTGTCTCCATAAATCTAACACTCCAGGTGTTTTTTACTCTGTGGatatccctctctcccctggTTTTCCTATTTCATTCAACATCTTCCTCCCACACTGTTTCTATCTCTATCACTCTGTCCTTTTATGTCACTGTCATTCTTGCTTgctcactttctctttttatctctctcaatatctttcttctcttcctctctcctctctctctctctctctctctctctctctctctctctctctctttctctccatctctctttgtttctctccctttctttatttttgggtcTCTATCACTGtatttctccctctctaactGTCTATTTCTATCTGTCTCCATTCCTCCTCTATATTGCTGTCTGTCACTGCCTCTTTTGTTCGCTCATTGTCTATTTTTGTCTCTATCAATATTGGTctactcttcctctcttcctctcttctgcgctctctctctctctctctctctttctctctcacactgTCTCACTTGTATTCTGAGTCTCTACCTATCTTACACACCATCCGTCTCACTATCTTTGAGTCTTTCCAAAAATCTAACACTCCAGGTGTTTTTTACTCTGTGGATATTCCTCTCTCCCCTGATTTTCCTATTTCATTCAACATCTTCCTCCCACACAGTTTCTATCTCTATCACTCTGTCCTTCTATGTCACTGTCTTTCTTGCTTgcccactttctctttttatctctttcaatgtctttcttctttccctctctctctctctccctttctctgtctttctccctctctgtctctccatctgtccatctctctttctttctctccctttctttatttttgggtcTCTATCACtgtatttctccctctctgtctctctatttctatctctccccATTACTCTTTCTCTATGTCGTTCTCTGCCACTCTCTCTCTTGCTCCTATACTCCCTATTTTATTCTCTACCAATAtctgtcttccctctctctctctctctctctctctcactgtctcactTGTAATCTCAGTCTCTAGATGTCTTACACTCCATCTGTCTCACGATCTTTAAGTCTCTCCATAAATCTAACACTCCAGCTGTTTATCTCTTTCTGgatatctctctctcccctggtCTTCCTATCTCGTTCAACATCTTCCTCCCtcactgtctctatctctctctgtctctgtcattatCCCTCTTGCTCATTCACTGTCTGTTTTTGTATCTATCAATAtctatcttcctctctctctctgtctctctctctctcgtctgtctctctctctatctctctttccctctctctgtctctctttctctacctttTCTTTGATGGCTGTattcctctttatctctgtcaCTCGcactgtttctttgtttctcgctttcttttttttctctctccatctcttctttctctttcgctcacattgtctctttttctggcTCTATCCCTGAATTTTCCCTGACTCactgtctctctatttctatctctccccattcctctttctctataTCGCTCTCTGCCACTCTCTCTCTTGCTTGTTCACTCTCTATTTTTGTCTCTCAATAtctgtcttcccttcctctctccctctccctctccctctccctctccctcacccccccctctctctctccatctctctttctttctctccctttctttatttttgggtcTCTATCACTGTATTTCTCCCTCTCTAACcgtctatttctatctctctccattcctctttctctataCTGCTGTCTGTCACTGCCTCTTTTGTTCGCTCATTGTCTATTTTTGTCTCTATCAATAtctgtcttcccttcctctctctctctctctctctctctctctctctctctctctctctctctctctctctcctctctctcctctctctctcactctctcactctgtctctttctctctctttccctccctccctccctccctctcactgtTACACTTGTACTACCATTCTCTAGATGTCTTACACAACCTCTGTCTCACTATCTTTAAGGTTCTCTAGAAATCTAACACTCCGGCTGTTTATCACTTGCTGgatatctctctctcccctagtATTCTCGTCTCATTCAACATCTTCCTCCCtcactgtctctatctctgtcattGTCCCTCTTGCTCATTCACTGTCTGTTTTTGTGTCTATCAATatctgtcttctcttcttccctctctctctctccctctctctctctcctctgtctctctctctctcattctctctgtgtctctctctctccttgtctcacTTGCACTCTCAGACTCTAGATGTCTTACACTCCATCTGTCTCACTATCTTGGAGTCTCTCCATAAATCTAACACTCCAGCTGTTTATCTCTTCCTAgatatctctctctccccttgtaTTCCTTTCTCATTCAACATCTTCCTCCCtcactatctctatctctgtctgtctctgtcattgtCCCTCTTGCTCAATCACTCTTTTTGTCTCTATCAAtatctgtcttctcttcctctctctctccctctctctctctctctatgtcactcaatctctcttctcttcctttctctctcccccctcccccgctctctTTCTCTACCTGTTCTTTCATGGTTGTATTGCTCTTTATCTCTCTCACTCAcactgtttctttgtttcttgctttcttttttctctctctccatctttttttctcttttgctcacattctcttttttttctggctcaATCACTGTATTTCTCCCTGACTcactgtctctctatttctccccATTCCTCTTTCTCTACATCGCTCTCTGCCACTCTCTCCCTTGCTCCTATACTCTCTATTTTATTCTCTACCAATATCTGtcttcacttcctctctctctctctctctctctctctctctctctctctctctctctctctctctcctctctgtctttctttctctctctctgtctctccttcgcTCTCCCCTTGGCTCACTTTCACTCTCAATCTCTAGATGTCTTAAATTCCATCTATCTCACTATCTTTGAGACTCTCCATAAATCTAACACTCCAGCTGTGTATTACTTGCTGgatatctctctctcccctaggATTCCAATCTCATTCaacctcttcctccctcactgtcCCTATCTCAGTCATTGTCCCTCTTGCTCATTCACTGTCTGTTTATGTGTCTATCAAtatctgtcttctcttcctccctctctctttctctctctctctctctctctctctctctctctctctctctctctctctctctttgtctctatctctgtctctccttctttctctccctgtcttaCTTGCACTCTCAATCTCTAAATGTCTTAAACTCCATCTGTCTCACTATCTTTGAGTCTCTCCATAAATCTAACACTCCAGGTGTTTTTCCCTCTGTGGatatccctctctcccctggTTTTCCTATTTTACTCAACATCTTCCTCCCacactgtctctatctctgtcactctgtcCTTTGTCACTGTCTTTCTTGCTTGCTCActtcctctttttgtctctctcaatatctttcttctcttcctctcccctttctctctctctctccatctctccatctctctttctctccctttctttatttttgggtcTCTATCACTGTATTTCTCGCTCTATCATGgtttatttctatctctttccACCCATCTTCCTCGGTATCTCTGTATTTCTTCACTCTCTTGTTCAATCTCTATCTCCGtgactctcattctctctctctatctctctccatctctctttctctccctttctttatttttgggtcTCTATCACTGtatttctccctctctaactgtctatttctatctctctccattcctctttctctataTTGCTGTCTGTCACTGCCTCTTTTGTTCGCTCATTGTCCATTTCTGTTTCTATCAATATtggtcttctcttcctctccctcttcctctctctctctcactcactcactcactcattctgtgtctctctctctccctccctccctccctctcgctGTTTCACTTGTACTACCTTTTTCTAGATGTTTTACACAACCTCTGTCTCACTATCTTTAAGTCTCTCCATAAATCTAACACTCCAGCTGTTTATCTCCTGCTGGATAACTCTCTCTCCCCTAGTATTCCAATCTCATTCAACCTCTTTCCCCCTCACTGTCCCTATGTCTGTCATTGTCCCTCTTTCTCATTCACGGTCTGTTTATGTGTCTATCAAtatctgtcttctcttcctccctctctctttctctcttgctctctctctgtctctctcctctctgtctctctctctctgtctctccttggcTCACTTGCACTCTCAATCTCTAGATGTCTTAAATTCCATCTATCTCACTATCTTTGAGACTCTCCATAAATCTAACACTCCAGCTGTTCATCTCTTGcttgatatctctctctctcccctggtaTTCCTATCTCATTCATCATCTTCTTCCAtcactgtctctatctctgtcaatCTGTCCTATGTCACTGTCTTTCTTGCttgctcactctctctttttgaCTCTCTCAAtatctgtcttctcttcctttctctcctttctctgtctctgtctctgtctctctttctccctctctctctctctctctctctctctctctctctctctctgtctttctctctctcaatgtcTCATTTGTATTCTCAGGCTCTATATGTATCACAAACAAGGTGTCTCACTATCTTTGAGTCTCTCCAGAAATCTAACACTCCAGCTGTTTTT contains:
- the LOC122733584 gene encoding uncharacterized protein LOC122733584, whose protein sequence is MFYTTSVSLSLSFSINLTLQLFISCWISRSPLAFQSHSTSSFLTVSSCVCLCHCSSCSFTVFVSFNICLLFLSLSLLCLSLSFCLCLSVCLFLSLSLPLSLLLYLFFDGCIALYLSHSQCFFVPCFIFSVSPSFFLFCSNTVFFRLCHCISPSLTASLFLSLPIPVLLYCCFPRSPFLLYSLFYSLPISVLPLSLSFSLTLSHLYSESLPILHTIRLTIFESFQKSNTPGVFYSVDIPLSPDFPISFNIFLPHSFYLYHSVLLCHCLSCLPTFSFYLFQCLSSFPLSLSPFLCLSPSLSLHLSISLSFSPFLYFWVSITVFLPLCLSISISPHYSFSMSFSATLSLAPILPILFSTNICLPSLSLSLSLTVSLVISVSRCLTLHLSHDL